The DNA window TCAGGTCCAGGAGCTCGGTGTCCAGCGGGAGTCCCCCTGGTACAGCCTCCAGCCGCCGCTGGGCACAGAGCACTGCCCGGGGTTGGGAGGTGCAGTCACACACAGCAGGGCAGCCGCCGCTGCCCCCCCAAGACAGGAGGAGCAGGAAAAAGATGGGGGGCCACGGGGGCCAGGCTTGCTTTGGAGTAGTGGCCGCAGCCATCCCTTCTTCAATCCTGGAATAGACGATGACATGGCCCTTTTTGGAAAGTGGCTTCAGGTGATGGGAACCCTGGACTTCCCTGGGCCTCCTTAGAGGAGAGAGAGATATTGAGCTACCCATCTCAGCATGGCCAGCAGCTAGGGTGCAGATCTGGGAGGAATTCTGGTGCACATCTCCCTGGAGCCTTCTGGATGGAGCTCCTCTTCAGGGACTCTTTACTTTCCTCCCCCTTCCAACCTGGGTAACAGGCCAAGTGCTTACTAGCTTGTGGAACCCTAGTCGGGTGGGGAAAGTATTatgggagggagacaggaagcAGCAGGGAAGTAACTTTTGAGTTTCCCTACATCTGTGAGATCCAGAAATACCTCAGGTCCCTTCTCCCTGATAGCTGCTCTCCCGATCTCTGCTCTGTGCCTCTCTGCTCACCCTTCCCCCAGGTTATCTACCCACAGCTTTGTCTACGGCTTAAGGGGGATCATATCCCTGGATCCTGATTGGAGACAGGCATCACCTTGACTAAGTCATCCAAGGCTGGGAAGCATGTGGGCCTCAGCTCTGCCCCCCAGGCTCCACTTATtgcctctctgccctcctccagcctggcccagggcctgAGGCCCCAGACTAACAAGATCCAATCTCCCCAAAACACCTTGTGGACGACAGCCAAGCTGCCCATTAGATATGGCACAGGATGCAGGGGGTACATGAATCCCTCACAAGAACCCCAAGGGCAACCCCGCCTCCCCTATAGATGACGTTAGGGTGTGAGGGACCCAAGAGATGCCCCAATTTTGTTGCTTGGTCCTCAGACTTAGGCTTCTCTCATACCCCTCCTTCATGGTGTTTTGATTCAAGCCCAGTGTGTGAGTCTGAGGAAGCTCTCTTGTCCCCTTTGGCCTCCGCTGCCTGAGAAAAACACAAGAGACAGACTGAGAGCCAGGGAGGCATAGACAAGTGAGGAGAGACAGCGCCTGGCCAGACACTATGGTGGGGGCCAAGGGAGCCCTTGGCTGGCACAGCAGATCTCTGGGCACAGGCTGTGTGCCCAGCCTGTCAACTTAAAGTGGTTTCTGGGTGCCAGGGGCCTGGGCAAAATCAGGCGGATGACCACTGGAGCCTGACTGAGGTGATGGAGGAGAAGAGGTCCCATAGACTCACCCTGTTTAGTGACAACCGGGACCCCAAGGGAGGGGAGGTATTGGAATTGGCAAGGGATGCTACAGAGATAGGACAAGAGCCAACtgaggcaggaggcctgggtttctTTCTAGCCGCAGATCCCAATCACCTTTGACCTTTCAGGCCTCAGGCTTTCTGGGCCCTACAGGGTCAGCTTTCTACCCCACGGCCCATTTTCTCCCAGGTGGAACTTAGGAGCGGCAGTTTAAGAGATGGTGTGATTTCTTCCCCTTTATTTCCCACTCTATACCCTCTCCTAGAAGGATTGTTCTGGTGGCTACGCTATAGCTACTTCAGAGGACTGTAGTAGTTCAGAAACTGAAGAAAGAGGCCCAAAGAGCAGAGGGATGTAGGACACCATTCTGAGGCTTGGGTGTGAGAAAGAATGGCACGGCAGAGGCTGTTGAGAAGACCCCTCTGTTCCCTATCCCAACCTAGCAGGTATGGATGGCATGCTAAGAGTTCTCCAGGCAGAGAAATGTCCCAGCCACCCTCATTCCCCTGGGAAGTCCACCTGACAGCTAGCTCTTTATCACTACTGCTGCAGTTCCTGCTCATCCTTCTTTCCTGCTTTCAGCAAAAGTGCAGCGAAGCATGTAACCCAGCTTCCCTCCTTGCCACTCCTGTGAATGTCCTCTTAGTCTCCGAAGCCCgctgggccaggggctggggacctgGCCCCTTCTCTTTAAAGGTCGCTAATGTAATCATAAACTTCCCTTGCCAATCTCCACGGCTACAGGACTGGCTTCCGGCCACTTTGCAGGAAGAGCTAGGTGTCAGGACCACTACTTTCTCTCCTTGTATGGGCTGGGGTCTAGGGCATCACCCTCAAGGAACAGGgagctttcttcttcttgtctctaTGTGGCAGTCCAGAGACACATCTGATCCTGGATATCCTCTTTAAAGCAGACCTGCGTGAGGCATGGGGACCTACACGGGGAGGGGGCTCTTGGAGGTAAGATTTCTGGAATATCCACACGGATTGCAGGAAAACCCCTCCCAGAGGTAGAGAGAGCACCCGGGAAATGGAGGGAGGTCTCCTTGGAGTCCTTCCCTCGGGAGAACCTGGGTCATCTTAGTTTTCCCATCAAAGTCCTATGGGGTCAGGATCAATGGTtggctgggcctggggtgggCACAGGCCCTCTAGCCTTGTCGGGTCAAGCCTTGTCTCTGAGAACGTTATGGAGAGTGGCAGCTGCAGCTCTGGGACAGGAGGTGGGTGCACTTACCAGAGAAGCTGGAGGGTGGCATCAAGTTGGGCACTGCATCTGTGCAGGGCTGGGGGCCCGTCCCGCTCGAGCTGCACCTCTGCCCCGCACCTCCCCGTGCGCCTCTCTCCCCGCTGCCCCCCTGCCCGCCTGCCgatgctgctgttgctgctgcagcGGCTGCTGCCAAGACCGAGGTAGAGAGAAGAGCCAGAaagcatttctcctttttttttttttttttttcctcctctctctctttttaaaccaGGCGAGAATGAGTCTGCAGCAACCCTGTTggtgcaaaataaataaataaagcaaccaGGGAGGGCTGCAGCAGGCGCCACTTCAGGATGGCAGTGGAGGGGAGGGAGCGCAGAGGGAGGCTCCGGAGCCCCGAGGGGTGGAGGGGTCGGCCGTGGAAGCAGCTGGGCAGCTCCGCAGGGTCTCTCGGGCATCCTGATTCCCCCCTGCGGAGCTCTGGGGCCAGGCACTTTACGTAGGGTTGTCTTTCAGTCTCCCAGATGCGGGGCAGTTCTGTGCAACCTCTCATTCTAAATGTTCCCTGTGGGTATCATTTGTGGGGAAAGTTCTCAGCCCAGAACACCCACTGTGGAGCTTAGTCTGAGACGGCTTCGGTGGGGGGCTCCTGAGGACCAGCTCCCACGCCTCAGTGGGGGACGGCTCAGGGTGGGTGCAGACTTCTTACAGTGCTGACggctggcagggctgggaacCTGGGTCCTCACGCGGGAATGAGATTGCAGAGCAGCAATGCCTCTTGCCTTTGAAGTCATTTTATAAAGAATGGCACAGGTTAGGGTTTATGTTTACCCTCccctgagaggaaaaaaaacaaaacaaaaccgtcCTGACCACCTGCTGTTTATCCCTCAGAGGAGGGCTCACAGCTATTTATAAAGGCAAGAGAAGTTCTCGGGCAAGATCACGGCTGGAGAAACAGGTCTCCTTCACCCTGCCAGACTTGGTGGTACCCAGGCACAGAGTGGTGGAATCTCATCTGCTGCCTTTCTCCATAACGAGAGCAGGGCTGGAGGATGGGGCCCAGACAGTCCTCCGGGGGTCTGTCCTTGGCCTTCTGACTTATCAGTGTCCAGCCATCTCTTCTTTTAGGGTTTCCTTTGACAGAAGACAGCCGGGGCTGGGATAGAGTTTGGGCCACCCCACGTCTAAGATTGGTGAACTGGGGCACCAGGTGAAAATGTTCTGGGGTCCCTCAGGATTGGGATCTTCCCTGAGGCCGCTAAGTTCCTCTGATCTGTGACCTCAAGGAAGACAGAGACTGTGTCAGATTAAATGCGTCTATAGAGCTGCATGACTACAGGTTaagtgtgtgagtatgtgtttCACATGTATGTGAACGTGTGTCTCTGATCAGATTTGTGTAACCactaaagtctatttttaaagtgCACATAAGAAGTTTGAGTTCTaactctctgtctgtctgtctgtctgtctgtgatGCTCTTGGCCTTCGTCATACCCTATCCTTATACCCAAATCCCATAAAAATATtatccccagcccctcccttacCCCCATCCTGTCCTTACCCTCCACATATCTAGTCTTTTTTAGACCCCAGGGTTCCCAACAATTTCCTTGCtgagctgggaggaagggggaaggcagAAAATCTAAAGATCCAGATTCATGTTATATACAGGTCCTTCTGGGCTCCAGATGCCAGTCTCTGAGCTTGATGCATCTCCCCAGCCAAAGCCCCCAGGGAAATGCAATGAGGTATTTCAAAGGCCTATTCTTAGCTTCTGAGCCCAGAGTTGAGTTCTGTTTGTCCAGGGTGTCCTGGATCCCCCTGTTGTTCTGAGGACACCTAGGTCCTCCTAGAGGTCCTTGTATCCCACCCCAGGTCTCCCAGAAGCTGAGAGGGGCCAGGACAAAGCTGAGGCTGGAGATGGTgttcctccatccccaccctctaGCTCTTGGCCCGCTGCCAGGCAGGCTGGTGGGCAGAAAGCCAGTCTCCGCATTTGCTCACCCCCCCCAAAACAGGCAGAGACCACCCTCCAGGGcgcacaggaaaggaaaaggccAAGGGGAAGGTGAGCCACCAGGCTCTAGGGAAGGGAACGGAGtccctcttccaggtcacttggaCAGCCCCTCAGGTGACTCGATTTCAGTGCTGAAGAGTTCCTTGTAGAGCGGAGGGAAAGCAGCTTGGACCACGATGGGGTGGAGATGCTGGAAGGTTTGCAGCTTTTCCACATGCTGGCTACAcaggctccgaagcttccccttgGGTGGCAGCTGGACATGGGTTCATGGGGAAGGAGGGTCAGTACTACAGCTCTGTCCCCAGAGCAGAGATGTGCCCCCATCCTTCCTGGGCTGGGATAACTCTCCTTGCTTTCTCCCTGCACACTTGGCACTTGTGGAACAGCCAGATCCCTTTGGTAGGGGTAGGTCTGTGTTCAGGCAACTGGAGGCTAGCGAGAACTGCTATGGGACAGGTACATGTTTTCTGGCTGAAACCCGCAAATGGTGTTCCTGCTACTCCTAAGATGAGCCCTGTTAAAGACTCTCTAACTCACACTTTATGCTTTTATAATAGTGAAATTCTGTCACTCTCTGTTATACAATGTTACGTGCCTCTTTGCCTTTGTTGATACTGTTCCCCTCCCCTGGAATGCCTTTCCAATTCTTCTGTGCTTGGCTAATTCTTACTCACCTTCAGTGTTACCTCCTCTAGGACTATTTCCCTGGATTAAGGGCCCTTCCTTTGGGTTTCCCTCTGTGCAGCACTGAAATCCCATTTTAGGAAAATGATCCAATTTGTCTGTCTCCCTACCCTAGATTTAAACTCCTTAGGtagggtctctctctctcccttccctccccccctctGTCTGTATCCTCTGTACCTATCAAGCTGCTTGCACATGGCAAATGCTCAATAACTGTTTGTTTGGACTAAGCAATTTCCAAGCAGGTACCCAACACTGCAAATAGTAAACCAACACTGCCAGCACTCAGCCGGTGGAGGGGAATGAAAAAGGCCCAGAGAGCcatgaggagacagaggcagggagacctCGCTGGAGAAAGGCTGAGAAAACCATTTATCTTCTGCAGTTTCCTGTATAACCAAGTGAGCCTTAAAAATACCTCTCACCAGCCACCCCCTTTTCCCCAGCTTAGTTGCCTAGGAAAGGGACAGTCAGGGAAGAGCAGGCAGCATGGGATCCCTTGAAATCTCTTGAATTCATCCTCTTTTCATTCCTCCTGCTTTATTTTGCGTTTGTCTGGGCTATTGCAgtagcttcattcattcattctttcattcattctttcattcattctcaaatatttgttgagaccCTTTTGGCTAGGAACTGTGATGGATTGTGGTGATagatcagtgaagaaaataaaatctctacctttattaaatgtatattttagtgagggagccagaaaataaatatatgttagaaaacttctttaaaaaacaataaagcagaGTGATGGGTAGAGGGCTTTTTGTATGGGGTGGTCTGGGAAAACCTCTCCAGAATGAAGGGATGGAGCAGGCCATTTGGAAAAGTAGGGGAAGAACCTTCCAGGCAGCTGGAACAGCAAAGTCCTGAGAAGCAACCGGGCTTGATGTGTTCAAGgaatagcaaggaggccagtgttgCTGGAACGGGTGACTGAGAGGGCAGTGGAAGGAGATGAGGTGAGAAAAGAAGTCGGGGGTCAGACACATCATGAGGCCAGTAGACCACGACACAGACTCTAGATTTGATTTTCAGCATGATGGGCAGCTCTAGGAGCACTGTGAACAGTGCTGTGTGGCTGCCGTAGGACAGACAGGGATGGAGCAGGGGTCCAGTTAAGGAGGCCTCTTTAATGGTCCAAGTGAGAACTGACAGCTAGGGGGTAACAGTGGGAGGTGATGTATTCTGAAGGTGGATCCAACAGAGATTTGCTTTCCAACTGCTCTCTCAGGTTCTCCTCCTCCTAATCTATTCTACCAGACTTGAAGTTTATTTAGGGCAGAGCCTGTCGTTTAAGGCATTTCTGTATTCTCAGCACCTAGCactctgcctggcacatagcaagtgcccATTGCTTGAACCATTACATAAATGGTTCCTTTACACTGGTTCCAAATTAAATTGCCTAAATAATAGCTCTGATGATATCATTCCTCTAGCCTTTGGTGCTCTCCATTGCCTGGAAATAAAGTCTTAACTCTTTAATATGGCCTTGAAAGTCCTCTCTGATTTGCTCCTTGACCTAATTTTCAAGCTTGACTTCTGCTACTTCCCTGCCCCCATCAATCTATCCCAGCTCCTGACCTTACACTTTAGTCAAAATGTTCCATGAACTATTCTCCGTATATGCATTACCTTGCCTCCTTATTTTTGTCCATATTTTTCCCTAAGCTTGGAATGCCTGTCCCACCCCCTGAAGGCCCGTTAAAATCTTACATATTTCATGGCCTAGtttaaatgccacctcctctaggaagcatTTATGACCCACTCCTTTTACCCTCAAgttatttttaatctctcttcCATGCTCTCACATTTCCCCAATATCTCTTACTGTAGTACTATATTAGGGGCACAGGGATACAGTAGAAACAGCCCTGGGATTAAACCTTACATTTATCACTTATGATTGCATAAaattggacaagtcatttaagtTTCCTTATCACTACAGGGAGATTTTAACACCTATCTTACTGACTGAGTTGTCATAAAGATGAGCATATCTGTGAAAGCACTTTGTTAATCGCATTATTATTATATCCCATAACACATTCTCCTCTGTGTTAGGGTCATTGGTACACGAGTCTCTTCTTCACAGCAGATTAAAAACTCTTGGTGGGGGTAAGGACGGCATCTCTGTATCTTTCCATTCCACGGTACAAGCAGGTGCTGGGTAAGCGGTGGCTCTATTAAACTGAATTGTTCCCTGGAGGTCCCTCCCAATTCCAGGCTCCCTAACTTCCCATCTTTACCCACATGGAAGTGACTGATCAGTCCCCTTGCCCCCAGGCTGTTGCAAGCTCTCTCACACAACTTAGCACTCAAGCACTTCCTCCTCTGGACCCTCAGACCATGGCCCTCACAAGCCGTGATGTCACAGATCTGGCACTGGGCCTGACCTCCTCTGTCCCAGGGACTGCTCCTACCTTTGCCAGGATGCCGTGGCGATGAGTCTTGCAGAGATGATGATGAAAGGCCAGCTCCAGATTGTACTGCAGCTGTTctactttccttttctcttggagCCCTGGCCGGTCTGAAGGAGGGGATGGGACcatagcaagaaaaagaaagagcatggACGTTAACTTCCCCAAAAGAGTGTGTCATTCTGGACATCTGTGCTGAATATAGATCTTCCTAGCTGAGTGAGAGAgagtgtaagtgtgtgtgtgtgtgtgtgtgtgtgaatgtgtgtgtcttGGTTTGATAATGGTAAGCTATGGGGCCTTGGGCTGGGCTAGCTTTCTACAAGGAAAACTGGAGAGAGATGAAAGGGATAAGacattccaatctcccagttccaAGCTGCCCTATCCCTGGTACCCTGATATTTCACATAGCTAATTCAAAGCTAGGCACTAAAACTCTGctgtggggaagaaaaaaaaaaaaaaagttctctcttcttccccGCCACCTGGCAGGGATGGCCCCAGATAGGAAGATGGGCTTTGTGAAGCCACCTAGGTCAGCATCAAGGCCTCTGCAGCAGTCTGTGGCTAACTTCAAGAGACAAACCACCTTTTGCCCTGACTCCATAAAATACCCAGAAGTCatcttttaagtctttatttccaGTTCAAGGGGAATGTTTAGGTCTCTACTCATTGGCAGAGCCAGAAGACTGATAATCTTGGTCTGCAAACTAGGGTTAGCAGCTCAACCCACTTCCCCAGGTTCTCTGAATCCTTAGCATTCAGCTGGCTCACCCAGCCCACTCCATTCCAGTGGAGCGGACATCCAGAGTCCTGCCGTGACGGcatgttgtcttttgttttgttttgtttttcatttctgtttctggcTGCGCTacggggcttgtgggatcttagttccccaaccagggattgaacccatgccctcggcagtgaaagcgtggaatcctaactactggatggccagggaattcccgatggCATGTAGTCTTGAAATGAGTTCACACAGAGCAGCGATTCTCAAGCTTGGTGGCACATTACAATCACTTGTGAGAGGCTGTTAAAACTTCTGGTGTTCCGGCAGCACCCCAGATCAATGACCTCAGAGTCGCAGCAATCggttttaaagctccccaggtgattccaacgtGTGGCCGCAATGGAGTCACTGACAGGGACTCACAAGCAGACTAATTTCTCCCAGGGAAATGGCTCACTTCCTCTCTTCCTCGCGTCTCCCCACTTCTCCAACCCCACCTGCGCTGCTCTTTTCCCTCTGTCAGgctcctctgtgtctttattttaacTCATATTTTTACAGCAATATTCAGGGGGGCTCATTCAGCTCTTTAAAGTGACTTGCCAGATTTAACCACAAGCGAAGGTCCAGACTCTTCAGTATCTGTtgcgccaccccccccccccccactgcctgAATGTCCTCTACCCAAGCCCAGTGACACTCACTGGCATTGATGAGGACGAGGGCCGTGTAGAGGGCAATCTCGTCCTCGGAAAAATGCAAGGCACTCAGGGAGTGGGAGAAGTCAAAGATGGAGCTGATGAGCTCGCTGCAGCCTGGTGGGGTGGAAACGAAAGAGTGAGCAAGGTGGGTGAGGCCACAGTGCCCGAGGACACCCGCCCCTTGGTGTTTGGAGCAGAGCGGGCAATCTGTCCTGAAAAGAGGGGGCCCTGGGTCTCCAAGCCTCGGATGGGGTTGGCATCCGACTCCTCTCTCTCAtttccccctgcccctcacccaagGCTCGGAAGAGCTCCATGCCACCGTATTTGCCTTCAAAAAAGACTGTGTGGTTGTCGGCATTGTAGGCCCGGCACATCCTGACCAGCACCACTTCCATGGctcctggggagtggggagaaaggCAGGTACACCATCAAACACGGCCAGgaatctgtctctgtctccctcagtGTCCCAGTTCCCTTAAGTCACCTCCCTCCACTCAGCCCtgcccgtttcctcatctgtccccactgcccccaggcctgccccctctccctgggCACCTGCTTTGAGTAGCACGATCTGGTCATTCTGGCAGAGCTCCATAAAGCCCGAGAGCCTCTTAGCGAACTCCACCACGTACTGAATGGCCTCGGTGAGGCGGTGGGCACAGCGTTCCCACATCTCCCACATTGActgcagggaaggagggggtCCCACTGTAGCCCTCTTTATGACCCCGGGCCCCCCCGCCAAGGCCCTGGGAACCCAGAGAGATAAACTGCAGGGGGTAGATTCTGAACCACCACATTCTCAGCACCCATGTTTTTAGCCTATTCTTAGCACAAATGTGCACTCCAGGTTAATTCCTGTCACTTGGACGCACTTACTGAGCGCCCACCAGCCACTGGTGCAGAGTTAGCTGTTGTGGGGAATTAACAAACGTCTGAGATACAGCTTTGCCCTCAAAGAGTGTGCATCTTGTTGAGGCGACTAAGACATACTCAAGTTCAGTACCAAACAAGTGCTTTTAGCGCAGGAGGTGTTGTCAGAGTGACAGGAGGGAGAGAACAAGCTTTGGAGCCCGATGGATCTGAATTTGCTTTCAGATCCACTGCTTTGCGACGAGGAGTAAGTCTACGAACTCCTCTGAGCTCAGTTTTTCGGTCCATTAAGAACAGAGATAGAGGCCAGCCTCATAGGTTGGTTGTCCTTAGGGTCAAGGATAATTTATGTAAAgcgctcagcacagtgcctggcagagaagGAGCGTTTAACAAATGCTGCTCAGGATTCTGACTCTTGTCGTTGTTGACGGAGGAGGAAGGAGCTTAGGCCGAGGTCTGTTCGCCAAGGTCGGCGTGATGGGGGAGGTAGAATGAAGGCCGCGTAAAATGACCATAGGCAGGAGCTAAGGAGAAGCTCTCATCCAACTGCTAGGGTGCGTACTTAACAGCGGTACCCACTGTGTCTTTCTGGGATACCCTGCCTCGCCCCAGCCCACTTGCGTGTGCAGGTGGCTGTCTCTGGACCCCCCAGTGGCGGTGGGAGGTCCTCCCTTCCCCGCGCGGTCCCCTGGCCTCACCTTCCTCTGGTAGCCGGCCACCTCCTCTCGGGAGAAGACGGTGGAGCGCTGTCCGAGCAGGTCCTCCAGCCGCAGCTGACACGTCTCTCGGTAGGACTTACAAACGTTCTGCACCAGATGCTCTGGggccggaggaggaggaggaaagcaggGGCTCGATCTCAGCCAGCTCCTACCCTTCCCGTACAAAGGGCACTCCTCTGCCTGGCCTAGCCCCGCTCTGCCTCCCCCCGAGGCCCCTGTGCACGTCTGGTTTACAGAGGGTGCTGACTAGGGCCCCTTTCTTGGAAGCCCCTCCCTtatcttcctccccctcccttctccccagctaCCTCCCCAGGGGCTCACCAATCTCCGTCAGGGAGGCATAAGGCGCCTCTGGGGTGCTGCGGAAACTGGGGCTGAAGTAGCTGTCCGGGCCCCGTCCTGGTTCCCCAAGCCCAGGGTGCCTGGGGCCCTCGAAGTGGAGTCCACACCTGTCAGGGGCCGGCTGGCTGCCTGTGCCATAGCAGTTCTCTCTGCCCCCGGCCTTGCCCCGCTCAGGGCTGTATTCCAGGTGGTACGAGGCCCCGTTGAGCCCGGCCTTGGCCAAGCTGTTGGAGTAGGAGGGCCCGCAGCCTGGGGCTCTCAGGAGACTGGGGGGACAGGCTGAGGCCTCCGGCAGGTCAGGCGAGGAGCCCAGGGGCAGCTGCCCATCTGGGAGCCCCAAGGTGCAGGCGAGGGGGTCTGCTCCTTGGGCTCCTGCAGGAGGGGTCTTGGCCGCTTGTTCCCTCTGCTGCTGTTGCCGCTGTTGCAGTTGTTTCTGCACCTCAGCATGCAGGCTGTCCCTTTGCTTCTTGGACATGCGGCCAAACTTGACAGCTGAAAGAGGTTTGGGGATCAGGAGTTTTTGAGGGGGGAGGACAGGGTACAGGGCAGAGTGAGTAGGCATCTAGATCATCACAGGATTAACTTGCTGCTCCCTGAATAGCTGACTCCCAGCAGAGCTTCTCCAGTCTTGCCTGAGAGCCTCCCTTCAGGGCACTTTTGTTCAAGACCCCTCCCACCTCTCACTCTGGTTTGCTTCGGGGCTCGGTCCAGCCCAGACATTTCAGTCTCCCGGGCAAACTCTCCTGGCTCCAAACCAGCTTCTACTGGTGGCAGAATGCAAGCAATGAGTCCTGACTGAGGGCCCTGGCCTCGTGAtatggggctgggggtggctgAGTGGGGGGCCTCGAGCTGTATTGGGGTCACCTCGCCTGTCTAGGAGGGTCGGAGGAAGAGGAGAGCCGAGAATGCAGGTCCCCCTGTGGTCAGGCCTGCAGGCTCCCTGGTGACCTAGATACTCACCACAGCCCAACCCAGGCTTCGCGGCTGGTTTCTGAACATCCTCTTCTGctctctctttcctgccttttCATTTGCCCGCCACCCCTCCCAGGTGTGGGGACACAGCCCCTCGTCGCCCCGCCTGCCCCTTTGTAACACTGCGTGTTTCCTTTCACTTTGTTATTTTGGGCGCTGAAAAGTGCTGACAGGCTCCTTCTGGCTCCTCATCACCTCAGGtctcccccagccccggcctgGGCTCCTTCTGTGGTGTTGCCGGGGGAGCAGTTTGGGGGCTGTGAGGGGCAGTGGCTGAGGAAGGTGGAGAAAAGCCTCCAGGAACAGCCGgcctccccagcctcagccttCTGGGCTGTTCTCAGGCCAACTCTGGTCCCATTCGCAGCCACCTCCCCCTGGCCCAGGCTGGGGATGGGGCACTAGGGAGGGAGACGGAGCTGGAACTGGAGCCATGGGGCAGGAGGGAAAGATGTGGAATGCGGATGGGATCTGGGTCACAGGGGAGTCGGGTGAGGAGACTCCATCCcgaggaaggagaaaatgaagagtcTGGGACCTTGGGGAAAGGAGGGTTGTTGTAGCAGAGCCTGAAGCTGGGCACTGTGAAGACCTTTGTTGAGGGTAGCCTGCCCACTGCCATGGTGAACAGTGGAAGAGACAAGGGCCTGCCAGAGGGAGGGACGGAGCCCCCGAAGGGCGTTCTAACCCCTGTCTGGCACAGCAGGTCAGGCTGCCCCTCTGGAGACTGAAGCCCCGTGGGCTGCCCGCTTGGCCTCACCGTCTCGGGACATGCCCAGGGCCAGGCATTTCTGCAGGCGGCAGTGCTGGCATCGGTTTCGGCTGGTGCGGTCGATGGGGCAGTTCTGCTGACGGGTGCAGGAGTAAGCCACATTACACTGCTGGCTCCGGCGGAAGAAACCCTGGGGAAGGCAGGTGGGGACCAGGGCTGCGGATCCGGGCCAGGCCCAGCTCAGTCCCAAGTGCCTGCAGCCCGCAAGCTCTAGCCCCACCTTTTCCAGATCTTACACGAcgcctcagttttctcccctcCGTTGTAATCTGTCCTGCAATCACTTCCCTAGTTGAAGACAAGGCCCTCCTGTGCGCCGGGCTCTCCAGGCAAGGTGCCACCCGGGTAGCTCTCTAGCTGTCTCAGGAGACCAGCCCTGCAGGCAGAACAAAGGCCGCCgaggcccctctccccacctctgaagagactgtgtatgtgtgtgtactcaCCTTGCACCCCTCACAGGTGATAACCCCGTAATGGATACCAGATGATTTGTCCCCACAGATTTTGCAAGGGATCACTTCGATTTGTGCTAGAAGAGGGAAAGAGCAGAGGTCAGCCCAGGAGCCTTCGGTGTATCCTACCGCCTGTACCTGGGGGACAGATACAGGGACACGGTGcttcccctgcttccctcccccgcTCCAGCTTGCTGTTTCCCTCTTGC is part of the Balaenoptera musculus isolate JJ_BM4_2016_0621 chromosome 1, mBalMus1.pri.v3, whole genome shotgun sequence genome and encodes:
- the RORC gene encoding nuclear receptor ROR-gamma isoform X1, giving the protein MDRAPQRHHRASQELLAAKKTHTSQIEVIPCKICGDKSSGIHYGVITCEGCKGFFRRSQQCNVAYSCTRQQNCPIDRTSRNRCQHCRLQKCLALGMSRDAVKFGRMSKKQRDSLHAEVQKQLQQRQQQQREQAAKTPPAGAQGADPLACTLGLPDGQLPLGSSPDLPEASACPPSLLRAPGCGPSYSNSLAKAGLNGASYHLEYSPERGKAGGRENCYGTGSQPAPDRCGLHFEGPRHPGLGEPGRGPDSYFSPSFRSTPEAPYASLTEIEHLVQNVCKSYRETCQLRLEDLLGQRSTVFSREEVAGYQRKSMWEMWERCAHRLTEAIQYVVEFAKRLSGFMELCQNDQIVLLKAGAMEVVLVRMCRAYNADNHTVFFEGKYGGMELFRALGCSELISSIFDFSHSLSALHFSEDEIALYTALVLINANRPGLQEKRKVEQLQYNLELAFHHHLCKTHRHGILAKLPPKGKLRSLCSQHVEKLQTFQHLHPIVVQAAFPPLYKELFSTEIESPEGLSK
- the RORC gene encoding nuclear receptor ROR-gamma isoform X2 — encoded protein: MDRAPQRHHRASQELLAAKKTHTSQIEVIPCKICGDKSSGIHYGVITCEGCKGFFRRSQQCNVAYSCTRQQNCPIDRTSRNRCQHCRLQKCLALGMSRDAVKFGRMSKKQRDSLHAEVQKQLQQRQQQQREQAAKTPPAGAQGADPLACTLGLPDGQLPLGSSPDLPEASACPPSLLRAPGCGPSYSNSLAKAGLNGASYHLEYSPERGKAGGRENCYGTGSQPAPDRCGLHFEGPRHPGLGEPGRGPDSYFSPSFRSTPEAPYASLTEIEHLVQNVCKSYRETCQLRLEDLLGQRSTVFSREEVAGYQRKSMWEMWERCAHRLTEAIQYVVEFAKRLSGFMELCQNDQIVLLKAGAMEVVLVRMCRAYNADNHTVFFEGCSELISSIFDFSHSLSALHFSEDEIALYTALVLINANRPGLQEKRKVEQLQYNLELAFHHHLCKTHRHGILAKLPPKGKLRSLCSQHVEKLQTFQHLHPIVVQAAFPPLYKELFSTEIESPEGLSK